The window GCGGATATAGGAAAAATCCGCAAAAGCCCTGATGTATATTGGCCAGGGCAAGGCCCATGAATACCCTGCGGAAAGATCGGCAAAAATCGCCCCGTTTTTTTCCAAATAGCTGTCGTGCTTTGAAAAGTTGGTAAGGTATGTTTGGCCTCCGGGGGCTTGCCAGTCCCTGTCCTCTATGCTGCCTGTCTTTAGGGGAAGCCCGTATTTTATTGCAGCCTCCGCAAAAAAGCCGCTTTTGATCCAGGGACGCCTGGGGCCGAATTCCAAATCCATCCCCGCGTACACAAGGGGCCTTAATTCCCAAAGGAGCTGGCTGAGCAAGGCATCGGAATCAGGTTTTTTATATACTATTTCTTCAGCCTTGCCCAATAAAATCCCAAAGGACGGCTCTATGGAAAAACCAAAAGCGCTTTCAGCCTCGGTTCCGGGAGGAATGAGGACAAACATGATGACTAAAACCGCGAAAGCGGGTATATTCTTCATTGTTATGAGAGTAGGGCTTCAAGCCAAACACCGTCAAGTCATCTCTAAAGCAGTTGCATTGTTGTTTATGGCGCTTTTATGCTCCTGTGCCAAAGGCCAGGAAGAATCCCCCCTGGAGCCTCCGCCCACTGATCCCCTGGCAAGGGATTCTATAGGCTATGGAGTGGTGAATGCATCCTTTACCCATGTGGGGGATAAGGCAGGGCAGAACGGTGTTTCTCTGGGCTATCTCCGGAAAGGTTCTCTGGTTAAAATCATTGAACGACGCTCACTTACCGACCAAGGGAATGCCGAATTATGGGTATTGATAGAATCCGATTATCAGGGCGCCCCTGGCGGAAAAATCCAGGGCTGGCTCAGGGAATCGGCAGTGGAAGTCTATGACAACGAAAGCCGGGCCCTCACCGCATCGGAAGCCATGACCCCATGATAGCCATCCTTCCCTGGATCATCCCGCCCCTGGTGGGCGCCATAATAGGGTACGTCACCAATGCAATTGCCATCAAAATGCTTTTCCGCCCTTTGAAGGAAGTGCGCATACTGGGCATACGCCTGCCTTTTACCCCGGGCATTTTGCCCAGGGAGCGGCATAAACTGGCAGAAAGCATAGGCCGCATGGTAGAGCGGGAGCTTATTACCCCTGAAATCCTCAAGGAACGCTTTTCCCGGCAGGACACGAAGGAAGCCCTGGGCTTGTCCATTTCAGCCTATACCGCGAGGCTGCTTGCCCTTCCGCCGGCCGATTGGGATGCAAAAATCTCCGGGCTTGCCCGGGAGGGGGCTGAAATTGTATACCCCAAAGCGGCCAGGGGCATTATAGGCTTGCTTAACCGCAATGACATAAAGCTTGCCCTTGAAAACCAGGGCCGACGCCTCGTTGCCAGCACTATAGACAAACTCAACCCTTTTCAACGTTTTTTCGTTTCCGCAGGCCAATTTGACAGCACCCTCAAGGAAAAGATGCCCGTGATAATCGAAGATCTTATCCTTCAGCTTGAAGCCCTCCTCGATTCCCCCGAGGCCAAGGCCAAAATCCTTAAAACCATGGAAGAAGAAATCCAAAGCTTCCCGGCAAAAAACGCCAATGCCAATCTTAAAAAGCTCCTCGATTTTGATACGGGGAAAAAATCCCGCCTTGATGCCTTCCTTGCCGAAAAGATCCTCTCCACTGCCACGGAGCAGATAGATTCCCTCCTTAAAACCATCAATGTCAGGACCCTGGTCTCCGACCGTATCGATTCCCTGGACATGCTCCAGGTTGAGCGCATAGTCCTTGATGTAATGGCAGGCCAGCTAAAATGGATAAACGTCTTCGGCGGAATCCTGGGAGCGTTGATTGGCGGAATACAGGTGTTGCTGGCCCAGGTGATTTGATAGGAGAGGGGTATTAACCCTCTCGCCACGAATAATTCATATTTTATGCCGGGCTTCGGCGGAGTTCCCCCAGTTGCCCGCAGGCGCCGTTCACGCCTCTCCCTTTTTCGTAGCGGAGGGTAACGTTCAGGCCAAGGGTTTCCAGTGCCCTGGCAAAGGTTCTGACTTTGCCGGGGAGGGGAGGGGCAAGAGGCTTCCCTTCGAAAAAGAGCCCCTCCACGGGGTTCCAGGGGATGAGGTTCACCACTGCATCCAGGCCCCTTGCAAAACCGGCAAGGGCGGCTGCATCGCTTTGGCTTGTGTTCAAGCCGCCCAGGAGGACCGCCTCCAGGGTGATGCGCCGGTTTTGGTTTTTCTGATAGTGGACAAGGGCTTCTTTCAGATCGGGCAAGGGGTCGGAAAAGGGCATGAGCCGCTTGCGCAGATCCTGCCTCGCGGTAGTCAATGAAAGCGCAAGGCGTATGTCGGGGCCATTGGCCGCCAGGTCTTGAATGCCTTTGGCAATGCCGCTGGTGGAAAGGGTGATGCGCCGTTTGGAGATGTTGAGGCCGCCCTCATCACAGAAGAAGGCGATTGCCTTTCGCAGTTCTTCCAGATTCAGGAGAGGCTCCCCCATACCCATAATGACTATGTGGGAAATACCCGGAGACGAACCTTGCCCTCCGGGCCCGGCAGGGGTTCCTGAGGATTTTTGGCGGAGAAAGAGGAATTGGGAAACCATTTCTGTGCTCGTGAGGTTCCGGGTAAAGCCAAGGCTGCCTGTTTTGCAGAACAGGCAGCCTGCGGGGCAGCCCGCCTGGGTAGAGATGCAGGCTGTTTTTCTGCCTTCGCCGTCAGAAAGGATCACCGCCTCTATTTTGCTATTGTCTTCCAGGGTTATCTGGAGCTTGACTGTGCCATCTTCGTCTTCGAGGCAATTGCTGGTTTTCCCGTCATAAAGCCGGTAGTTTTGGTTCAGTTCATCACGCAAAGCCTTGGGGAGGTTGTTCATCCCCTCAAAAGTTTCCACCCCCGCGCATATCCACTGGCAAATCTGTTTATGCCTGAAACCAGGCAGATGGGGAAGCAGCCCGCAGATTTCCTTGAGGGACAGCCCTGCAAGGGCGGGCCTGGCCATTGTTTAGTATCGAATCCTTTCCAAAAATTCGATTACCGCATTGTTGCGCAGGCCCTGGCGCTGGAAATTTTCGAGGATTTCCACAGCCTCGTGCCTGTCGCCTTTCCTGAGACGGCAGTCCGCAAGTTCAATGTAGAGGCGGTAATTTTTGGGGTCCTGCTGGATAAGGCGGCGCAGGGATTCCTGGGCTTCGTCGAATTTGCCCTGGGATTTGGCAACCAGGGCAAGGCCAAGTACCGCGTAGGTGTCGAATTCGATATTCAGGGCCCGCTCGTAATAGTCCACGGACTTTTCGTACTGGTTTATGTTGCGATAGGCGTCGCCTGCCCGGGTGAGGATGACTTTGTTCCGGGGATCCTGTTCCAGTATCCGGTTCCAATAGCCCAAAGAGCGATCCTGCTGGTTCAGGCCCCGGTAACAGTCCGCAAGGCCGAATAGGGCATAGAAGTTGCCGGGATCACGCTGCAGGGCTTTTTCGAAGTAGGCAATGCCGCTTTCAAAAGTTTTGAGCTTCCGGTGGCAGTTGCCAATGGATGTCAGCACCCTGATATCAACATTGTCCTTGTTGACCTCGATCATCTTTTCCCAATAGAAAAGGGCATCCAGGTATTCTTTAAAGTCGTAATGGAGATAGCCCAGGCCTATAATGGCGTAGGGGTTATCGGCCTCTATTTCCAGCACCCTGAGGTACACTGCCTTGGAATGCTTAAAATCCCGAACCTTGCGGTAGGCGTCTGCCACACGGGTAAGGACAGTGATGCTTTTATCGTCATGGAGCAGGTACTGCTCCCAGATTTCTATGGCTTTATGGAATTGGTTGATGGCTTTGAAGCAATCAGCCAGACCGAACAGGGCATAGTTGTTCCCTGGATGATAGGACAGGCAATGCTGGTAATAGATTACCGCATCCTTGAAGCTGCCCCGCTTGCGGGTGGCATCGCCCATGCCTACAAGGGCGTAGTTGTTGTTTTCATCAACCTTGAGGATTTGGCTGAAGCAGTCGACCGCTTCTTCAATCCGGTTTTCCCGTAAATATTTGTAGCCCTTCTTTGAGAGTTCGGAAATCGCGGTGAGTTCCTGGTTATCGTCAGGGCCCCCGCTTTTTTCCTCAGTCTCCCCGCTCCGAGGGCCGGGGAGTTCATTAAACAAGTCACTCATTGGTGTAATCCCCTTCTTTCAGCATGGATTGTATAAGCGCCGAAAGTTGCATGATAATCGGTTCCGCCTTGCTGTGATCCGGCGCAACCCAATACATCCTTAAGGCGTCAAGCAAACGGCCTTTGGATTTGTAAAAATCGCCGATCCGGGCAAGCCCGTCGGAATAGCCAGTAGTAAGGTAGATTCTCCTGGCGCCTTCAATGTCCCCGGAATTGAAAAGGGCGTTGCCTTTGCGGTTCAGGGCTGCCTTTGCGGCGCCATCAATGGGAGGTTTGACAGTAGTTTTTATAAAGACGTTTTGATCTTCTTTATTCTCAAAAATCTTTTTATAATCCATCTCCGGCCCGTTAATATAATATACGAATCTTTTATTGATTATTTATCATTTTGTGGAAAAATTCAAGAGATTTTATAAAAAATCTCCATTTTTTAACGATTTATAGAAATCCACTACTGAACGCCCGTATTCCCTGGAGTCGAATTTCTCCAGCCCCGGGATGGGGTCGTCATGGAAATCCTCCCTGGGCCTGTGGATAAGGAGCTTTGAGCCTGTTTTTATAAGAGGGGAAGCCGAAATCGCCTCCACCAGTTCCCATTTGTATTGATATGGGAAGGGGGGATCGCAGAACACAAGGTCAAAGGCTTTTTTTGCCCGTTTCACGTATAATTCCGCTGCCATAAAGCGGCAATTAACCCTTACCGGGGCAATGGAAACGTTTTCAAGGAGGGTTTTCCGTTTTTTTGGGTCCATTTCTACTGCTTCGATGTACGAAGCTCCCCGGGAAGCCGCCTCCAGGGCTATGATGCCCGAGCCGGTGAACAAGTCGAGGAAGGAGAGGCCCGTGAGATCCCCAAGGGAGGCAAATACCGATTCCCGCATGCGATCCATGGCGGGCCGTATGACCCCTTCAGGTACTTTTACTTGCCTTCCGGCAAGGGTTCCGCCAGTGATGCGCATTTATCTAAAAATCTTTAAGAAGCTCGTTGAGTTCGTCGGAACTTACTGCCGGGCCTTCTGAAAAGTCCGCTATGGAAACTGCCGCATTCTCGGACGTTTTGCGCCTGTCCAGGCTCCGGGTCCTTAAAATAGTTATCTTGTCCCTAATGGCCGGGAATTCCTGGGCTGAAACAGTCCCCTTGCTGTTCAGGAACTCGGAAAGAGCCTGGCTAAACTGCAATTCAAGCTCCGCGAGGTGGTTCAGAAGCTCCTCCCGCTCTATAAAACGGAGGCGCTCCTGCATTTGGGCTTGCAGGGCCTGGAGGGTGGCGTCTATAAAGTCGATGTCCTCAAGGGTTTTGTCCAGGAAGAGCCCGGGGTCCGTGTCCAGGGCAAAAAGATCCCGTATCAGTTTGATGCGGACCAGGGTTATATAGATATTGTCTTCGAAATTTATCTGTCTATTCATTTATCTAAATTATCGGCCGGAGGCTTGAATAAGATAGATTTACTTGGTATATTTAAGGTACCTTTTTGCCTGCCCCTGGCAGGCCATGTCCACAAGGAGGACCCATGCGTCAGTACGAACTGACGGTCATTTTCCCATTGGAAGATGACCAGCACAAAGTGGGCCGCGAGCTTCTGCTCAGCGACCTGGCAAACCACGGAGTCGTCATCGAAAAAACCGATGAAAACGGCGATCGCGATCTGGCTTACGAAATCAGGAAAAGGCGCCGAGGCAAGTACGTTCTTTTCACCATCCAATCAGATCCTGAAAAGATCACCCAGCTTGACCGGATTTTTAAACTCAATGCCAATCTGCTCAAGTATCTCTTTGTAAGAGTGGAAGAATAAGGCTTATGGCCGATATCAACCATGTGGTACTGGTAGGCAGGCTGACCCGGGACGCGGAGCTTAAATACACGGCTTCCGGGCAGGCGGTCTGCAAATTTTCCCTTGCCATCAACCGGCGCCGCAAGAACGGCGACCAGTGGGAAAACGAAGCCAACTATTTCGACATAGTCCTTTGGGGCAAAATGGGCGAAGCAGTGGCCAAGCTTCTGGTTAAAGGCAAGGCTGTGGGCGTTGACGGCGAACTCCGCCAGGATCGATGGCAGCAGCAGGACGGCCAAAACCGTTCCAAAGTCGAAATCGTGGCCAGCAATGTCCAGCTTTTGGGAGGCAATCCCGGTAGCGGTTCAGGCGAGTACAATGGCCCCTCTAACGGAGGGAGCTACGGTTCGTCCGGCAGCGGCCAGGGCGATTATCCCCCGGAAAACAGGGGCGGCGAGGCCCCTGCGGGGGATGATGGTTTTTCCGACGATATTCCATTTTAATTAAAGGCTTCAAGGAGATTATAGTATGTCTGATGAGAAATATATGGATGGCGAGCGGCCTTCACGGCAGGATCGCGGCATGAATGAAGGCATGGATGGCCGGGACGGTGAAGGCGGTCGGGGTAAGGGCAAGGTCTACTTCAAAAAAAAGGTTTGCAAGTTCTGCATACAGAAGCTGAAGATAGATTACAAGGATTCCGATACCCTGAGGCGTTTTATCACCGAGCGGGGGAAGATCCTGCCAAGGCGCATCACCGGCACCTGCGCAAAGCACCAGCGTTCATTGGCTCTTGCAATCAAGCGGGCCAGGATCATCGCTCTGCTTCCCTTTGTCGCCGACTGATGAAGGCAAGCCCGCCCTTGTTCCGGCCCTGATAGGCGCGGCGGCTTGCCTTTTCTTCATCCGCAGCGGGTTCCTCATTTTTTTCTTTTTGGTGCCCTTGGGATTTCTGGCATTCCGTTTTAGCCCGAAAACAGCATGGGCGGGTTTTGGCATGGCTGCGGTCGCCAACTTTGTGGTGGCCCTTATTTCCATTGCGGCCGGCAAGCTGCCCGGGTTAGAGGCAGCCTGGGACATATTGTATTTCAGCGTCATGTGCGGTTTCTTTACCTGGATAGTTGCTCCCCTTTGGGTCGGCGGCGCATTGTCCCGTGTAAACGGGGCCATGCGCATGGTCATAGGTTCTGTGCTTTGCACCCTTGTTTTCGTAGGGATACTGTCCAGGGCATTGGCGGATGCGGCCTTTTACTCTGCCATAAAAATGCAGATTGAGGGTATCACTTCCTTTTATAAATCGGGAAGCCCCGATGTAGTGCAAAACGCCCTGCTGGATTCCCTTACGCCGGAATTCGTGGTCGAAACCATGAAGGCCCTGGTTCTGAGGGGCGGAGGTCTTGTTTCCTGCGTTTTTATCTTTTGGATAAGCAGGCAGGCCAGCATCATCCTGGCACGGATATTCGGGTCCCGGTACAGGGGGGCGAGCTTCAGATCTTTCCATGTCCACCCCAATTTTATTTGGGTGCTGTCGTTTTCCATATTGGTTGTGCTCGCAAGCAGCATATTCAAATGGACAGCCCCTGAAATTTTGGTATGGAATGTTTTGGCCCTTTGTGTTATCCTGTATTTTGCCCAGGGCTTGGGGATTTTGCAGCATTTTCTTTTGACAGCGCCGCCTCTTTTGCGCTTGCTGCTGCCCCTGGCATTTATCATTTTGGTTTTTAGCCCTGGCATCAACGCGGTTCTTTTAGGGCTTATAGCCATTTTGGGAATCGCCGAAAATTGGGCTGCCTTCAGGCAGCCGAAACCCAAGGGGCCGCCTCCAACTCCGGAGGCGTGAAGCCGGCGTGTTCGGCTCTGTGCTCCGAAAGGTTCCCCGTATGGAGAACCTGAGTCTTATGTGAGAAGAATTGCAAAGCAATTCTCCGGGAGCTTGGTATGAAAGTAATTTTGAACAAGGATCTCTCCCCCCTGGGAGAAGAAGGGGATGTAAAAGAAGTAGCCAAAGGCTATGCGAGGAATTTCCTTTTTCCACGGGGTATAGCTGTCCCTTATAACGACAGGACTGTAAAGCTTTTCGAATCCCGGAAGGAAGAGATTGAAGCCAGAAAGGCTGAAAAACGCAATGATGCTGCGGGGCTCAAAGAAAAGCTCGAAGCCCTGGTATTGGAAATCACCATGCCCGCAGGGGCCAATGGAAAGCTTTACGGCGCTGTCACAAGCCAGACCATTGCTGACGAGCTTGCAAAGCAGGGCCATCACATTGAAAGGAAACGCATCGAGCTGGCTGGCTCCAACTTCAAGAGCGTAGGCAAATACAAGGCCGCCATTAAGCTTTACGAAAGCGCTGCGGCTGAAATTACCATTACCATTGTCGGCCAAGAAATAAAGACCGAAAGCCGGACTCCCGCCCAGCCTGCACGGGGCAAGAGGCGCAGGGATGCGGACATCGTCCAGGCGGACGCAGTCCAGACGGACACCGTCCAGGCGGAAGCTGCTGCGCCTGAAGCCCCGGCCGGGAATGGGGCTCCTGTTTCCGAGCCCGCGGCACAGGCGGCTCCCGAAATTCAGGCAAATCCCGAACCTGCAGCCGCAGAATAAAATTCAGAAACAGATATGGCCTCCCAGGGCATAGCGGACAGAATACCTCCTCAAAACGAGGACGCTGAAAAAGCAGCCCTGGGGGCTATGCTCATAGACGACACAGCCATTGCGGTGGTGCGCCAGTTTCTTGAACCTGAAGATTTCTACAGCACCTTCAACAAGCGTATTTATGAAGCCATAATCAGCCTCTATTCCGCAGGGCATAAAGCGGATCTCCTCACCATCAAGGGGGAGCTTGAGAAAACCGGGAAGCTGGATGAAGCCGGGGGCATCGATTATATAGCCGGCCTTACCCATGTAGTGCCTTCCAGCGCCAATGCCGATTACTATGCCCTTAAAGTCCAGGAATGCTCCTTAAGGCGCGGGCTGATACAGACAGCGGGCATTGCCGGCAGCAAAGCCTATGACGAGACGAATGATCCCCGGCTTCTGCTCGAAGAAACCCAGCAGCGTCTTTTTGCGTTAAGCGATACCCGGCGCCTTTTTACTTATAAAAAGGTCGGTAAAATAATAAACGCTACTTTTACCTATCTTGAAGGCGTCTTTAATACCAAAGCTGAATACACGGGGATTCCATCGGGCTTTGACGCTCTGGACGCCCTTACTTCAGGTTTCCAAAAGGCTGAGCTCATAGTCATAGGGGCAAGGCCGGGTATGGGCAAGACCGCCATAGCCCTGACCATGGCATCCAATATTTCCATGGGGAAGAAGAAAACACCTGCTGCCTTTTTTTCATTGGAAATGTCGGATCAATCCCTGATGCTCAGGATCATCTCTGCGGAGGCAAAAATAGATTCCCAAAAGCTCAGGACAGGCAAGTTCGATTCTTCTGATATTCCGAACATTTGGGCAGCCACTGACAGGATACACCAGGCGCCCCTCTACATTGTGGATATGCCCCACATGACTATCCTTGACATTCAGGCCATGGCAAGGATGCTCAGGACCCAGGAGAAGGTAGAAATTATCTTTATCGATTACATTGGCCTCATAGGTTCGGACAACCCCAAGCTTGCCCGCTATGAGCTTATTTCGGAAGTTTCCCGTTCATTAAAAGGCCTTGCTCGTGAACTGGATATACCCATAGTGGCCCTTTCCCAGCTGCGCCGCGAGGCAGAAAAAGAGAAGCCCAACCTTTCGGACATCAGGGAGTCAGGCTCCATAGAGCAGGATGCCGACATGGTCATGTTCATCAACCGCGACAGGGAACTGGAAAAAACCGCAGAGGAGCAGGCCCAGGCGGAAGGCCAGGTGGTTCAGCTTATTTTGGCAAAAAACCGCAACGGCCCGGTAGGGACCATAAACCTCACCTTCCTCAAACCTTTTACAAAATTTGCCCCTTATGCGGGCGACAAACATTAAGGAGTTACTAAATGGCTTTTATTGATGATTACGATTTCGATCTTTTAATCAACGAGGCAGAAAAGCTGGTTCTTGCAGACCTCGGACGCCAGCTTGAAGCATATCCCGAAGCCATCTGCAAATGCAACGATTGCGTGGTGGACATGGCAGCCATGGCCCTCAATTCGGTAAAGCCTCTCTACAGGGTTTCGCTTTTAGGGACCATCTATGCTTCACGGGCGATGGACGAAAAAGCCTATGCCACAAGCATACGGGAAGCGGTTTTCAAGGCCATAGAAAAAGTACGGAAAAACCCGAGCCACGAATAAAAGGCAGCGTTATACCGCTTATCTGTTCACCTTTCCCCTGATCGTGCTGCTGCCCTTTTCCAGCACCCACTCGTCTCCGTAAAGCTTAAAGCTTGCAAGGAGTCGGCCGGTTCGGGGATCGTGCCAGCATATATTGCCCTCTGTATCAATAACGATGAACCAGCGCTCGCCTTCCAGAATCGATTGGGGGAGGCCGTCGCTTCTTTCGATGGGGCGGGCTTCGGTATTTCCTGTAGTGCGGTAAAGGGAAGCCCTGTCGCCGCCAAGGGAAGTCGCAAGGTAGCCCTGGGCTTCGGCCATAGTGAATTTGGTGTCCTCGCTTGAATATTCAATGAGTTTGCGGGACTGGGCAGGGTTAGCAGTATTGATGATCAGCACAGAAGTCTGATAGCCATTTTGATTTTGGCTGAGGATTCCGCCATAAAGATTGCCGGAGCTGCTCCGGTAAATTTCTGCGCCTATGGATGCCGGGATTGAAAGGGGGACAGTTTCGCCGGTGGCAACATTCACTATAAGAAAAGCAGTGCTGCCGGTGCCAACGCTGCGCCCTATGAGCATATTGTTTTCATCAATAAAAGCTGCATCCTGGGCTCCCGATGAAGTGTGGCTGAAAACAAGACGGCCTTCTTTTTGATCCGTTACTGTTATATTTCCCACTGAATCAAGAAACGCGAACCTGTCTTTCAATATCGCCACAGAACGCAGGGGGAAACGCAGGGTAACTTTGTCAATAAACGCATCCTGGGTATTGCCATATTCAGGCTGGCCTGAAAGGGTTTTTATTACAGGGAAAGAACGGGTATTACTCGACTGCCAGAGGAGAAAGCCCGAGTTCGCGGCAGGGTCAGAACTTACATGGGTATACGGGCTTGCATCCTGAAGCCTCAAGGTGTTTTTTGAATCAAGCTTGGCATAATCCAGGGGGATGAATCCCAATTTGGAATCTTCAGCGATGAAAGCCAGCGCGCTGCCGGAAACAGAGGCATCAAGCAGGCGAAGCTGAGAGTGGGTATTCATAACGCGAGAGCTGCCGTTTCCATTGAACACAAAAACTTGGCCATCCCTGGTCCCAAGCACTACCGAATTGTCCGATATGACTGCGCCTGCGCTTACCTGATTCAAATTGGATGGGACAGGACGCCGGTTTTTTGTTTCAAGGTTTCCGGAATTGCTGATGTTCAGGTGATAGAGGGTAGCGGAATTCCCCGAAACCGCAAGGCAGACAAATTCAGAAAGCTCATTGTTCCCGGCAATAATGGTTCCCCTGGGTATGCTGCTCTCCCTCAGTATAAGCTGGCCCGAAACCGCATCCAGTACCACCAGGGCAGATGAATCAAAGCCTGCAAAGAAACGGTTGTTTCCCAAAAGCACAGGGGAGCTGATATTGGAGGGCACATTGAAATGCCGTATTTCCTCACCGGATTCAAGATCCCAATAGGAAAGCACCCCAGAAGGCATATACGAAATCATGGTGCGTTCCGAACGGCCTGTAGCAGCAAAAGCAACAGTGCCTGTAAGCTCCTGGGGAGACTTGAGGACTTCCCCAGTATCAGAATTGATAAATGCGACGCCTGTCCTGCCGCTCCTGGCTACCATAAGGAAATTGCCTGCTGCGGAATAATTGGCATAGCTTATGGAATCCCGGAAACGCAGGGTAAAAAGGTTCTTTTTTTGTTCATAATCCCAGGCAGAAATCCGGTAAAGCCCGAGACTGTCGCTTTCAACAAGGGTTACCTGGGCCTTACCGGGCCTTAAAGCCATGGACGTAATTGAATACGGGCTCAGCTGGAATCTTTCTGACGCAGCATTGGCATTGATGTCCCAGATTTCCAAAAATCCGTCTGCCCCTGCGCTGAGCACCCTTCCCCTGGGATCGCAGATAAGGGCATTCACTTCCCCCCTATGCCCACCTGCTATATCCCCTGTCCGGGAAGCATTCCGGGACTGCGCAGACAAGGAAGGAAAAATTAAAACTGTTAATGCTATTAAAA is drawn from Leadbettera azotonutricia ZAS-9 and contains these coding sequences:
- a CDS encoding DUF445 domain-containing protein, translating into MIAILPWIIPPLVGAIIGYVTNAIAIKMLFRPLKEVRILGIRLPFTPGILPRERHKLAESIGRMVERELITPEILKERFSRQDTKEALGLSISAYTARLLALPPADWDAKISGLAREGAEIVYPKAARGIIGLLNRNDIKLALENQGRRLVASTIDKLNPFQRFFVSAGQFDSTLKEKMPVIIEDLILQLEALLDSPEAKAKILKTMEEEIQSFPAKNANANLKKLLDFDTGKKSRLDAFLAEKILSTATEQIDSLLKTINVRTLVSDRIDSLDMLQVERIVLDVMAGQLKWINVFGGILGALIGGIQVLLAQVI
- the rlmN gene encoding 23S rRNA (adenine(2503)-C(2))-methyltransferase RlmN, whose amino-acid sequence is MARPALAGLSLKEICGLLPHLPGFRHKQICQWICAGVETFEGMNNLPKALRDELNQNYRLYDGKTSNCLEDEDGTVKLQITLEDNSKIEAVILSDGEGRKTACISTQAGCPAGCLFCKTGSLGFTRNLTSTEMVSQFLFLRQKSSGTPAGPGGQGSSPGISHIVIMGMGEPLLNLEELRKAIAFFCDEGGLNISKRRITLSTSGIAKGIQDLAANGPDIRLALSLTTARQDLRKRLMPFSDPLPDLKEALVHYQKNQNRRITLEAVLLGGLNTSQSDAAALAGFARGLDAVVNLIPWNPVEGLFFEGKPLAPPLPGKVRTFARALETLGLNVTLRYEKGRGVNGACGQLGELRRSPA
- a CDS encoding tetratricopeptide repeat protein, which gives rise to MSDLFNELPGPRSGETEEKSGGPDDNQELTAISELSKKGYKYLRENRIEEAVDCFSQILKVDENNNYALVGMGDATRKRGSFKDAVIYYQHCLSYHPGNNYALFGLADCFKAINQFHKAIEIWEQYLLHDDKSITVLTRVADAYRKVRDFKHSKAVYLRVLEIEADNPYAIIGLGYLHYDFKEYLDALFYWEKMIEVNKDNVDIRVLTSIGNCHRKLKTFESGIAYFEKALQRDPGNFYALFGLADCYRGLNQQDRSLGYWNRILEQDPRNKVILTRAGDAYRNINQYEKSVDYYERALNIEFDTYAVLGLALVAKSQGKFDEAQESLRRLIQQDPKNYRLYIELADCRLRKGDRHEAVEILENFQRQGLRNNAVIEFLERIRY
- a CDS encoding RsmD family RNA methyltransferase — its product is MRITGGTLAGRQVKVPEGVIRPAMDRMRESVFASLGDLTGLSFLDLFTGSGIIALEAASRGASYIEAVEMDPKKRKTLLENVSIAPVRVNCRFMAAELYVKRAKKAFDLVFCDPPFPYQYKWELVEAISASPLIKTGSKLLIHRPREDFHDDPIPGLEKFDSREYGRSVVDFYKSLKNGDFL
- the rpsF gene encoding 30S ribosomal protein S6; this translates as MRQYELTVIFPLEDDQHKVGRELLLSDLANHGVVIEKTDENGDRDLAYEIRKRRRGKYVLFTIQSDPEKITQLDRIFKLNANLLKYLFVRVEE
- the ssb gene encoding single-stranded DNA-binding protein; protein product: MADINHVVLVGRLTRDAELKYTASGQAVCKFSLAINRRRKNGDQWENEANYFDIVLWGKMGEAVAKLLVKGKAVGVDGELRQDRWQQQDGQNRSKVEIVASNVQLLGGNPGSGSGEYNGPSNGGSYGSSGSGQGDYPPENRGGEAPAGDDGFSDDIPF
- the rpsR gene encoding 30S ribosomal protein S18, with the protein product MSDEKYMDGERPSRQDRGMNEGMDGRDGEGGRGKGKVYFKKKVCKFCIQKLKIDYKDSDTLRRFITERGKILPRRITGTCAKHQRSLALAIKRARIIALLPFVAD
- the rplI gene encoding 50S ribosomal protein L9 — encoded protein: MKVILNKDLSPLGEEGDVKEVAKGYARNFLFPRGIAVPYNDRTVKLFESRKEEIEARKAEKRNDAAGLKEKLEALVLEITMPAGANGKLYGAVTSQTIADELAKQGHHIERKRIELAGSNFKSVGKYKAAIKLYESAAAEITITIVGQEIKTESRTPAQPARGKRRRDADIVQADAVQTDTVQAEAAAPEAPAGNGAPVSEPAAQAAPEIQANPEPAAAE
- the dnaB gene encoding replicative DNA helicase, encoding MASQGIADRIPPQNEDAEKAALGAMLIDDTAIAVVRQFLEPEDFYSTFNKRIYEAIISLYSAGHKADLLTIKGELEKTGKLDEAGGIDYIAGLTHVVPSSANADYYALKVQECSLRRGLIQTAGIAGSKAYDETNDPRLLLEETQQRLFALSDTRRLFTYKKVGKIINATFTYLEGVFNTKAEYTGIPSGFDALDALTSGFQKAELIVIGARPGMGKTAIALTMASNISMGKKKTPAAFFSLEMSDQSLMLRIISAEAKIDSQKLRTGKFDSSDIPNIWAATDRIHQAPLYIVDMPHMTILDIQAMARMLRTQEKVEIIFIDYIGLIGSDNPKLARYELISEVSRSLKGLARELDIPIVALSQLRREAEKEKPNLSDIRESGSIEQDADMVMFINRDRELEKTAEEQAQAEGQVVQLILAKNRNGPVGTINLTFLKPFTKFAPYAGDKH
- a CDS encoding late competence development ComFB family protein, whose protein sequence is MAFIDDYDFDLLINEAEKLVLADLGRQLEAYPEAICKCNDCVVDMAAMALNSVKPLYRVSLLGTIYASRAMDEKAYATSIREAVFKAIEKVRKNPSHE
- a CDS encoding WD40 repeat domain-containing protein — protein: MNALICDPRGRVLSAGADGFLEIWDINANAASERFQLSPYSITSMALRPGKAQVTLVESDSLGLYRISAWDYEQKKNLFTLRFRDSISYANYSAAGNFLMVARSGRTGVAFINSDTGEVLKSPQELTGTVAFAATGRSERTMISYMPSGVLSYWDLESGEEIRHFNVPSNISSPVLLGNNRFFAGFDSSALVVLDAVSGQLILRESSIPRGTIIAGNNELSEFVCLAVSGNSATLYHLNISNSGNLETKNRRPVPSNLNQVSAGAVISDNSVVLGTRDGQVFVFNGNGSSRVMNTHSQLRLLDASVSGSALAFIAEDSKLGFIPLDYAKLDSKNTLRLQDASPYTHVSSDPAANSGFLLWQSSNTRSFPVIKTLSGQPEYGNTQDAFIDKVTLRFPLRSVAILKDRFAFLDSVGNITVTDQKEGRLVFSHTSSGAQDAAFIDENNMLIGRSVGTGSTAFLIVNVATGETVPLSIPASIGAEIYRSSSGNLYGGILSQNQNGYQTSVLIINTANPAQSRKLIEYSSEDTKFTMAEAQGYLATSLGGDRASLYRTTGNTEARPIERSDGLPQSILEGERWFIVIDTEGNICWHDPRTGRLLASFKLYGDEWVLEKGSSTIRGKVNR